The proteins below come from a single Anaerobaca lacustris genomic window:
- a CDS encoding DUF4276 family protein: protein MKVLIVSEGKHEQSGALESLVRRLGGGEATYEQDKISNSRIHAYHGRGDGYFKRAVRWLLEAERRGVDVLILLVDEDGQRERLTQITTAQDTTQSHLRRAMGVAVRTFDAWMLADESALTSVLGYEVNRRPDPETIHQPKEDCAALLEDSPNDMAQSEMYAGITDQVDLGILSQRCPLGFGPFSTRVRAVFA, encoded by the coding sequence ATGAAGGTCCTGATCGTGTCGGAGGGAAAGCACGAGCAATCCGGGGCGCTGGAGAGTCTCGTGAGAAGGCTTGGGGGAGGCGAGGCAACATACGAGCAGGACAAGATATCCAACAGCAGGATTCACGCATATCACGGCAGAGGAGACGGTTACTTCAAACGGGCTGTGCGCTGGCTTCTGGAGGCCGAGAGAAGAGGCGTTGACGTGCTGATATTGCTCGTCGACGAAGATGGCCAGCGCGAAAGACTGACGCAGATCACCACGGCACAAGATACGACGCAGTCACACCTGCGACGCGCCATGGGCGTGGCTGTCAGAACGTTCGACGCGTGGATGCTGGCCGACGAGAGTGCGCTGACGAGCGTCCTGGGTTATGAGGTCAACCGGCGACCCGATCCCGAGACGATTCACCAGCCCAAAGAGGACTGCGCAGCATTGCTCGAAGACAGTCCCAACGATATGGCTCAGAGCGAGATGTACGCCGGGATCACGGACCAAGTCGATCTCGGAATCCTGTCGCAGCGCTGTCCGTTAGGTTTCGGACCGTTTTCCACCCGCGTCCGAGCTGTCTTTGCGTGA
- a CDS encoding AAA family ATPase, with the protein MITKLRIQNFKALRDVEIDLTPIHVLIGPNDSGKTSILDALAALCRSVDHNLSPAFLGSWKDRELVWAGEPCASVVIEANLDHEVIAGYTISVGFAQGRRLAAPNRKIVRTRDKDYDSLVEAVQENEEFWPVDCPDVFLRVPDDISSLLRGLLGGVHLYRWEPRFLALPVAPDTKRSFRMESNGFGLALCLDEILSYSREQFVKLEKRFTDVFPHIHSIVLQQESSYRPPVDAPEQVTMLEKADGKGLYFRLHSGHQLIPASQASDGTLLVLAYLTVLYLPKPPRVLLVEEPENGIHPKRLRDVLTILRELISEQSHTQVLLTTHSPYVVDLFEPEEVTLCTKLDNGEVKTTRLSESPTVRKQIDVFTLGEIWTAEEDETIANTTEPVEGSPE; encoded by the coding sequence ATGATTACGAAGCTGAGAATCCAGAACTTCAAGGCACTGCGCGACGTCGAGATCGACCTGACGCCGATCCACGTGCTGATCGGGCCCAACGACTCGGGCAAGACCAGCATCCTCGACGCCCTCGCCGCCCTATGTCGCAGCGTCGATCACAACCTGTCCCCGGCCTTCCTTGGATCGTGGAAGGACAGAGAACTGGTTTGGGCCGGAGAACCCTGCGCATCTGTCGTGATTGAGGCGAATCTCGACCATGAGGTAATCGCTGGCTACACGATCAGCGTTGGTTTCGCGCAGGGCCGTAGACTGGCTGCGCCTAACAGAAAGATTGTGCGGACACGCGACAAAGACTACGACTCTCTTGTTGAAGCCGTACAGGAAAATGAAGAGTTTTGGCCTGTGGATTGCCCAGACGTGTTCCTGCGCGTGCCGGATGACATCAGTAGCCTTCTCAGGGGTCTGTTGGGCGGGGTGCATTTGTACCGATGGGAGCCAAGATTCCTGGCCTTGCCTGTGGCGCCCGATACCAAGAGAAGCTTTCGGATGGAATCGAACGGCTTCGGTCTGGCGCTGTGCCTGGACGAGATTCTAAGCTACAGCCGGGAGCAGTTCGTCAAGTTGGAGAAGCGTTTCACGGACGTCTTTCCTCACATTCATTCGATCGTTCTTCAGCAGGAGTCGTCTTACCGGCCTCCGGTGGATGCCCCGGAGCAGGTGACGATGCTGGAAAAGGCGGATGGGAAGGGGCTCTATTTCCGGCTTCACAGCGGCCACCAATTGATCCCGGCGTCGCAGGCGTCGGATGGGACATTGCTGGTGCTGGCGTATCTGACGGTCCTCTATCTTCCGAAGCCGCCGAGGGTGTTGCTGGTGGAGGAGCCGGAGAACGGGATTCATCCGAAGCGGCTGCGGGACGTCTTGACGATTCTGCGCGAGTTGATCAGCGAGCAGTCGCACACGCAGGTTCTGCTGACGACGCATTCGCCGTATGTGGTGGATTTGTTCGAGCCGGAAGAGGTCACGCTCTGCACCAAGCTCGACAATGGCGAGGTGAAGACCACTCGCCTGAGCGAGAGCCCCACGGTCCGCAAGCAGATCGACGTCTTTACGCTGGGCGAGATCTGGACCGCTGAAGAGGACGAAACCATCGCCAACACCACGGAACCGGTGGAGGGCAGTCCCGAATGA
- a CDS encoding FtsK/SpoIIIE family DNA translocase, producing the protein MAASRKSRSKKSRHKAIGAGVRLAVLCIGIVVCLVLLCSCFSFDIGDRPSPYTHPSNDPAANWCGSMGAFAAFYLLYYIGPGVFVLLGSLLCYLLARLANRTVDQVVFRFVGMTLLTLAVSTTFYFFWPHKAYTFPLGSGGVLGVASAAFLRSHFAVLGTFILLSATWAVGLALLADSLIIGVLAACGIAVRRVIGVVVPAWSVAKEHSEALTEIWQRLSARQKSLALAGGGTSQTHDERLEEYIDEEADEDEGECEEEEEVEASQEAPAAAPVKRPLPMEVRRRAEKRQPSAFVQPSYDDYTLPPMELLAEPEYGYAAIQEKVVKAKASALEKLLSEFNINARVVAAETGPVVTMFELELAAGIKVSRITNLSNDIARALSAGAVRVVAPLPGKHTIGIEVPNSEKEKVRIKSLMDLGGTRAKKMEVPLFLGKDSSGEALVSDLTRMPHLLIAGTTGSGKSVCINSIIVSILLTKRPDEVKMILIDPKMVEMTAYSMVPHLMCPIVTETQMAVQILEWATVKMDERYALLAEARVKNIAEFNKLGTEEIIARFGPSTADEEAQIPKKLPYIMIVIDELADLMMTASKEIEGYIVRLAQKSRAVGIHIVLATQRPQATVVTGLIKSNMPCRIGFRVAARMDSRIILDQNGAETLLGEGDMLFLKPGTSDLIRAQGTFLDEMEIRGIIKHLKEVAQPQFHPELTQLKRVDAGEMPRDELFDEGVRVVLQSKRGSVSLLQRKLSVGYARASRMIEMMAVAGILGEYKGSQAREVLMTLEEYEAIRNQMDDDADAGYADLADEEEGEEHARAYASEGQQGYISSTVDDDD; encoded by the coding sequence GTGGCCGCAAGCAGAAAGTCGCGATCGAAGAAGAGCAGACACAAAGCCATCGGTGCGGGTGTTCGACTGGCGGTTCTGTGCATCGGGATCGTCGTCTGTCTGGTGCTGTTGTGCAGTTGCTTCAGCTTCGACATCGGGGACCGCCCCAGCCCTTACACCCATCCGTCGAACGACCCGGCCGCGAACTGGTGCGGGTCGATGGGCGCCTTTGCGGCGTTCTACCTGCTGTACTACATCGGCCCCGGCGTCTTCGTGCTGCTCGGGTCGCTGCTGTGCTACCTGCTGGCTCGGCTGGCGAACCGAACGGTGGACCAGGTGGTCTTCCGCTTCGTGGGGATGACCCTGCTGACCTTGGCCGTCTCGACGACGTTCTACTTCTTCTGGCCGCACAAGGCATACACGTTCCCTCTTGGCTCGGGCGGCGTGCTCGGCGTCGCGTCCGCTGCGTTTCTGCGGAGCCACTTCGCCGTCCTGGGCACGTTCATCCTCCTCTCGGCGACCTGGGCGGTCGGCCTGGCCCTTCTGGCCGACAGCCTCATCATCGGCGTCCTGGCCGCCTGTGGGATCGCGGTGCGACGCGTCATCGGCGTTGTCGTGCCGGCCTGGTCGGTGGCGAAGGAACATTCCGAGGCCCTCACCGAGATCTGGCAACGGCTCAGCGCCCGGCAGAAGTCGCTGGCGCTGGCCGGCGGCGGAACGAGCCAGACCCATGACGAGCGGTTGGAGGAATACATAGACGAGGAGGCTGACGAGGACGAAGGTGAGTGCGAAGAAGAGGAGGAGGTCGAGGCATCGCAGGAGGCCCCTGCCGCGGCGCCGGTGAAACGTCCGCTGCCGATGGAGGTACGGCGTCGCGCAGAGAAGCGCCAGCCGTCGGCGTTCGTGCAGCCTTCCTACGACGACTACACGCTGCCCCCGATGGAGCTTCTGGCCGAGCCCGAGTACGGCTACGCCGCGATTCAGGAGAAGGTGGTCAAGGCCAAGGCCAGCGCGCTGGAGAAACTGCTGAGCGAATTCAATATCAACGCGCGCGTGGTCGCAGCGGAGACCGGACCGGTGGTGACGATGTTCGAGCTGGAACTGGCCGCGGGCATCAAGGTCAGCCGGATCACGAACCTGTCCAACGACATCGCCCGGGCGCTCAGCGCCGGGGCCGTCCGCGTCGTGGCCCCCCTGCCCGGCAAGCACACCATCGGTATCGAGGTGCCCAACAGCGAGAAGGAAAAAGTCCGCATCAAGAGTCTGATGGACCTCGGCGGAACCCGCGCCAAGAAGATGGAAGTGCCGCTGTTCCTCGGCAAGGATTCCTCAGGCGAAGCGCTGGTCTCGGACCTGACCCGGATGCCGCATCTGCTGATCGCCGGCACGACCGGCTCGGGCAAGAGCGTCTGCATCAACAGCATCATCGTCAGTATCCTGCTGACGAAGCGCCCGGACGAGGTCAAGATGATCCTGATCGACCCGAAGATGGTCGAGATGACGGCCTACAGCATGGTCCCGCATCTGATGTGCCCGATCGTGACGGAGACGCAGATGGCGGTCCAGATTCTCGAGTGGGCGACCGTGAAGATGGACGAGCGATACGCCCTGCTGGCCGAAGCCCGCGTCAAGAACATCGCCGAGTTCAACAAGCTGGGGACCGAAGAAATCATCGCACGTTTTGGGCCGAGCACCGCCGACGAGGAGGCCCAAATCCCCAAGAAACTGCCGTACATCATGATCGTGATCGACGAGTTGGCCGACCTGATGATGACGGCGTCGAAGGAGATCGAAGGCTACATCGTCCGCCTGGCCCAGAAGAGCCGGGCCGTCGGCATCCACATCGTGCTGGCGACGCAAAGGCCGCAGGCGACCGTCGTCACCGGCCTGATCAAGTCGAACATGCCGTGCCGGATCGGCTTCCGCGTCGCCGCCCGCATGGACAGCCGGATCATCCTCGACCAGAACGGCGCCGAGACGCTGCTCGGCGAGGGCGACATGCTGTTCCTCAAGCCCGGGACCAGCGATCTGATCCGCGCCCAGGGCACGTTCCTCGACGAGATGGAGATTCGTGGGATCATCAAGCACCTCAAGGAGGTCGCGCAGCCGCAGTTCCATCCGGAGCTGACGCAGCTCAAGCGCGTCGATGCCGGCGAGATGCCGCGCGACGAATTGTTCGACGAAGGCGTGCGCGTGGTCCTGCAAAGCAAGCGAGGCAGCGTGTCGCTGCTCCAGCGAAAACTCAGCGTCGGCTACGCCCGCGCGTCACGCATGATCGAGATGATGGCGGTCGCCGGCATTCTCGGCGAATACAAGGGCAGCCAGGCCCGCGAGGTGCTGATGACGCTGGAGGAATACGAGGCGATTCGCAACCAGATGGACGACGACGCCGATGCCGGCTACGCCGATCTGGCCGACGAGGAAGAGGGAGAAGAGCATGCCCGCGCCTACGCCAGCGAGGGCCAGCAGGGTTATATCTCCAGCACCGTCGATGACGACGATTGA